The proteins below come from a single Prolixibacter sp. NT017 genomic window:
- a CDS encoding STN domain-containing protein, with the protein MKIKHFILFFLSFLLISQVAKTQNLLNLRITINVQNTTVGEILKDIEKQGNFFFAYNPDNIDQTKTVSLSARDIKVRDALKELFQHEATFQQVENHIIINSTPKSEAKNSFQITGHIANSSDAPLDSAIVYDPENEKLVISQKDGSFAFDFDTNDKNISLFVRLRSYKDTIIYVTPGNQRIDLRLQRREPSPTALTPIGTEDAELKLKDFENLSLVQRLVPPEAIYASSNLNTEKIMPVQFSFLPKAGTNSFVKGLRVNHASFNILAGYSKGLSGAEFGGIANIIQKEAKGFQAAGIANVVLGDVHGTQFSGIYTMDLSNVDGFQVSGVYNSLRGTISGGQISGVSNTAMKTVNGAQVAGVFNVAKGKVTGAQVSGVINIDKDDVAGVEITGVANISKKTVRGLQLAGLYNESSEINGLQLSSLINLNRNKTQGVQITTILNTTKALNGLQLGLVNIADTINTGFQVGLINIVKHGKYSLEFSHNETFPIDFNFKTGNPRLYSIINLSAGNNRLGFGYGLGSNFPLNKKFTFWTDASSTSIHDSKKLTTQGLKLTMRYGLNYDLFKHISLRGGISKNYFIPQKSLKKTTGEILIASNTNHIERALQNGKNSFWSGWFFGIQISNLF; encoded by the coding sequence GTGAAGATTAAGCATTTCATTCTGTTCTTTCTGAGTTTTTTGCTTATCAGTCAAGTGGCAAAAACGCAAAATCTGCTGAATCTTAGGATTACTATTAATGTTCAGAACACAACCGTTGGCGAGATACTCAAAGACATTGAAAAACAGGGAAACTTTTTTTTTGCTTACAATCCCGACAATATCGACCAAACCAAAACGGTGTCTCTCTCAGCCCGGGATATCAAAGTCCGCGATGCGCTAAAGGAGCTGTTTCAACACGAGGCAACGTTCCAGCAAGTCGAGAATCATATCATCATCAACAGTACACCAAAAAGCGAAGCGAAAAATTCATTCCAAATCACTGGTCACATCGCCAATAGCTCAGACGCTCCGCTGGACTCTGCCATTGTTTATGACCCGGAAAATGAAAAGCTGGTCATTAGCCAAAAAGACGGCTCATTTGCCTTTGATTTTGACACAAATGATAAAAACATCAGCCTTTTTGTTAGACTTCGCTCGTATAAAGACACGATTATATATGTTACCCCGGGAAACCAGAGAATCGATTTGAGATTGCAACGAAGGGAACCTTCTCCCACCGCCCTGACTCCCATCGGAACGGAAGATGCAGAACTGAAACTGAAAGACTTCGAAAACTTATCACTGGTGCAAAGACTCGTACCTCCGGAAGCAATTTATGCCTCCTCCAATCTTAATACCGAGAAAATAATGCCGGTGCAGTTTTCTTTTTTACCCAAAGCCGGAACCAATTCTTTTGTCAAAGGATTAAGAGTCAACCATGCTTCTTTCAATATCCTGGCCGGTTATTCAAAAGGGCTAAGCGGGGCGGAGTTTGGTGGAATTGCCAATATTATCCAGAAAGAAGCCAAGGGTTTCCAGGCTGCGGGCATTGCCAACGTTGTTTTGGGTGATGTACATGGAACACAATTTTCGGGAATTTATACCATGGACCTCAGCAATGTCGACGGTTTCCAGGTAAGTGGTGTATATAACTCCCTGCGGGGTACTATTTCCGGGGGGCAAATCAGTGGCGTTTCAAACACTGCTATGAAGACCGTCAATGGAGCCCAGGTTGCCGGTGTTTTTAATGTAGCCAAAGGAAAAGTGACCGGAGCTCAGGTAAGCGGTGTGATTAACATCGACAAGGATGATGTAGCAGGAGTTGAAATTACAGGGGTAGCCAACATTTCGAAAAAAACGGTCAGAGGATTACAACTCGCAGGACTATACAATGAGAGTTCAGAGATAAACGGTTTGCAGCTTTCCTCGCTAATTAACCTAAACCGAAATAAAACCCAGGGAGTTCAGATAACGACGATTCTAAACACAACGAAAGCTTTAAACGGTCTGCAATTGGGGCTGGTTAATATCGCTGATACTATCAACACGGGCTTTCAGGTAGGTTTGATAAACATTGTGAAACACGGTAAATATTCACTTGAATTCTCACACAACGAAACCTTCCCAATCGATTTCAATTTTAAGACCGGAAATCCCAGACTATACTCAATCATTAATCTGTCAGCAGGAAATAACAGGCTCGGATTTGGATATGGGCTGGGAAGCAATTTTCCATTGAACAAGAAATTTACATTTTGGACTGATGCCAGCAGTACCTCAATACACGATTCTAAAAAACTGACAACTCAAGGGCTTAAACTAACCATGAGATATGGATTAAATTATGACCTGTTTAAACATATCAGTCTCAGAGGTGGTATTTCCAAGAACTATTTCATCCCTCAAAAATCATTGAAAAAAACAACAGGAGAAATTCTGATCGCAAGCAATACCAACCACATTGAAAGAGCGCTTCAGAACGGCAAAAACAGCTTTTGGAGTGGGTGGTTCTTTGGAATACAGATATCAAACCTATTTTAA
- the asnA gene encoding aspartate--ammonia ligase: protein MNLYFPENYKPLLDLKNTEKAIKFVKDFFQENLSAELRLRRVTAPLFVLKGTGVNDDLNGVERPVSFPVKEFDDKEAEVVQSLAKWKRMMLAKYGIPVGYGIYTDMNAIRADEELSNMHSLYVDQWDWEKVITSEQRSLNFLKKVVRQIYAVLLRTEFMVYENYPKLKPSLPEEITFIHAEELAERYPDLTPKEREDEAAKSYGAVFIIGIGGTMANGEVHDGRAPDYDDWSTSNEDGYKGLNGDIIVWNSILNRSFELSSMGIRVDKKALEKQLKLTGTEDRKQLLFHQKLLKGGLPLSIGGGIGQSRLCMYFLRKAHIGEVQASLWPEDMVQQCAEHNIVLV from the coding sequence ATGAATCTATATTTTCCTGAAAACTACAAGCCACTTCTCGATTTGAAGAACACGGAGAAGGCTATCAAGTTTGTGAAAGATTTTTTCCAGGAGAACCTGTCTGCAGAACTGAGACTACGGAGGGTGACGGCGCCGCTTTTTGTTTTGAAGGGAACCGGCGTAAATGATGATCTAAACGGCGTTGAACGACCTGTTTCGTTTCCGGTAAAGGAATTCGACGATAAAGAGGCGGAGGTTGTCCAATCACTCGCCAAATGGAAGCGCATGATGCTGGCGAAATACGGCATCCCGGTAGGTTATGGAATTTATACCGACATGAATGCCATCCGGGCAGATGAAGAACTCTCGAATATGCATTCACTGTATGTCGATCAGTGGGATTGGGAGAAAGTGATTACCTCGGAACAGCGGTCGCTGAATTTTCTGAAAAAAGTGGTTCGGCAGATTTATGCTGTGTTGCTGCGGACGGAGTTTATGGTTTATGAAAATTATCCCAAACTGAAGCCGTCGCTACCCGAAGAGATTACGTTTATTCATGCAGAAGAACTGGCGGAGCGTTACCCAGATTTGACTCCCAAAGAGAGGGAAGACGAAGCCGCCAAATCCTACGGAGCGGTTTTCATTATCGGGATTGGCGGAACCATGGCGAATGGTGAAGTTCACGATGGAAGAGCACCGGATTATGATGACTGGTCCACGTCCAATGAAGACGGATATAAAGGACTAAATGGTGACATCATTGTTTGGAACAGTATACTCAACCGTTCCTTCGAATTGTCGTCGATGGGAATTCGGGTCGATAAGAAAGCACTTGAAAAACAGCTAAAGCTGACAGGCACGGAAGACCGCAAGCAACTATTATTTCATCAAAAACTGCTGAAGGGTGGATTGCCACTTTCCATTGGCGGCGGAATCGGGCAGTCGCGGTTGTGCATGTATTTCCTCCGGAAAGCGCATATCGGTGAGGTGCAGGCCAGTTTGTGGCCGGAAGATATGGTGCAGCAGTGTGCTGAGCATAATATTGTATTGGTTTAA
- a CDS encoding DUF2891 domain-containing protein, with protein sequence MRKLFLLLLFLSSFMNMSKAQTPVVPELTKEKAAQFADLVLKNVDKIYPNKISHTMNGPQDAQTPNRLHPAFYGCFDWHSAVHGHWLLVRLLKMYPDLPQRKQIIDVLNRHFTKENIQTEVAYFQAPGRESFERPYGWGWLLKLQAELLTWDNPNGKEWANILAPLAQEIVQRYHFYLPGLYYPIRRGVHENTALGLLLALDYAKVTRDSIFENLLKERALFYYENDKNIPAAWEPGGDDFLSPSLIEADLMLRVLDREAFQKWFWTFLPQIPESLQHPAVVSDRADPKGVHLDGLNLSRAWCMFDIAKEFPPESVMARQLIQMAHQHAADALPHVLSENYVGSHWLATFAVYMYDSMGKMD encoded by the coding sequence ATGAGAAAATTATTTTTGCTTCTTCTGTTTCTTTCCAGTTTTATGAATATGTCAAAAGCTCAAACACCGGTGGTGCCGGAACTCACAAAAGAAAAGGCAGCGCAGTTTGCCGATCTGGTCCTGAAGAATGTCGATAAGATTTATCCGAATAAAATCAGTCATACCATGAACGGGCCCCAGGATGCGCAAACGCCTAACCGGTTGCATCCTGCTTTTTATGGTTGTTTCGACTGGCACTCAGCTGTGCACGGTCATTGGTTACTTGTTCGTTTGTTGAAAATGTATCCCGACTTACCACAGCGAAAGCAGATCATCGATGTGTTGAACCGGCATTTTACGAAAGAGAATATACAAACCGAGGTTGCCTATTTTCAGGCACCGGGGCGTGAAAGTTTCGAACGGCCCTACGGATGGGGATGGCTGCTCAAGCTTCAGGCCGAATTGTTGACCTGGGACAATCCAAACGGAAAAGAGTGGGCGAATATACTGGCGCCATTGGCGCAGGAGATCGTTCAACGTTACCATTTTTACCTGCCGGGATTGTACTATCCCATTCGGAGAGGTGTTCATGAAAACACGGCACTGGGATTGTTGCTGGCGCTCGATTATGCCAAAGTAACCCGGGATTCGATATTCGAAAACTTACTGAAAGAAAGAGCGCTGTTTTATTATGAGAACGATAAAAATATACCAGCGGCCTGGGAACCGGGAGGTGATGATTTCCTCTCGCCATCACTTATCGAAGCCGATTTGATGCTGCGCGTTCTCGATCGGGAAGCTTTTCAAAAGTGGTTCTGGACTTTCCTGCCACAAATCCCCGAATCGTTGCAGCATCCGGCAGTCGTCAGCGATCGGGCCGATCCCAAAGGAGTACATCTCGATGGTTTGAATCTGAGCCGTGCCTGGTGCATGTTCGACATAGCGAAGGAATTTCCGCCGGAGAGTGTGATGGCTCGTCAGTTGATTCAAATGGCCCATCAACACGCCGCCGATGCCTTGCCACATGTGTTGTCGGAAAACTATGTTGGTTCGCACTGGCTGGCTACCTTCGCCGTTTACATGTACGATTCGATGGGGAAGATGGATTGA
- the rimK gene encoding 30S ribosomal protein S6--L-glutamate ligase: MKIGLLASDPNLYSNQRIMEAGEARGHEMHFLNIRHCYMKLDATNPEIHYRGGRILNDLDAVIPRIRPSQTFYGCALTRQFEALKIFTLNSAAAISQSRDKLFSLQLLLQNGLEIPTTGFANSPLDTSDLIKMVGGSPLIVKLLEGTQGKGVVLTETKKAAESVINAFKSLHANILVQEFVKEANGKDIRCFVIDGKVVASIQREAAPGEFRANLHQGGTASVVKVTPEEKRIAIKAAKTMNLKVAGVDIIRSAKGPLLLEINSSPGLEGIESATNKDIAGKMIAAIEKHVGWKAER, encoded by the coding sequence TTGAAGATCGGGCTTTTGGCTTCTGATCCCAACCTCTACAGCAATCAGCGCATCATGGAAGCCGGCGAAGCGCGTGGCCACGAGATGCATTTCCTGAACATTCGGCACTGTTATATGAAGCTCGATGCCACCAATCCGGAAATTCACTACAGGGGAGGACGGATTTTGAATGATTTGGATGCGGTTATTCCACGCATCCGGCCCAGCCAGACTTTCTACGGATGTGCGTTGACCCGCCAGTTCGAGGCGCTTAAGATATTTACGCTCAATTCGGCGGCAGCCATCAGTCAGTCGCGCGACAAGCTTTTCTCGCTGCAGTTGTTGCTGCAAAATGGTCTGGAAATTCCGACGACCGGTTTTGCCAACTCGCCGCTCGATACCTCTGATTTGATTAAGATGGTAGGTGGTTCGCCCTTGATTGTGAAGTTGCTGGAAGGTACGCAGGGGAAAGGCGTTGTGCTGACCGAAACCAAAAAGGCAGCCGAGAGTGTCATCAATGCCTTCAAGAGCTTGCATGCCAACATTCTCGTTCAGGAGTTTGTCAAGGAAGCCAACGGAAAAGATATCCGCTGTTTTGTCATCGATGGCAAAGTGGTGGCGTCTATCCAGCGGGAAGCTGCTCCCGGCGAATTCCGGGCCAACCTGCACCAGGGCGGAACGGCTTCGGTGGTGAAAGTGACGCCTGAAGAAAAACGCATCGCCATCAAGGCGGCCAAAACCATGAACCTGAAAGTGGCGGGTGTAGACATCATCCGTTCGGCAAAGGGACCGCTCTTGCTGGAGATCAATTCGTCGCCCGGACTGGAAGGCATCGAGTCGGCGACTAACAAGGACATCGCTGGGAAAATGATTGCCGCCATTGAAAAACATGTGGGCTGGAAAGCCGAAAGGTAA
- a CDS encoding acyloxyacyl hydrolase, with amino-acid sequence MRRCVTRKIYWWKTIALFSITLFLSDRASAEGWSRNSHPVCKADTTDTTAHLRSVPQKPHSLIHQIGIEVDPNYIFLTNSFLNGENVKGTRYQKSFSAHLKYSFQFDSHSAYSRIFGKPYQGAGLSWYTFGDKKYLGNPMALYLFQGAQISQFTPKLSLNYEWNFGLSFGWQPYNKESNPYNTMIGSKLNAYINAGVYLNWILSPKFDLTSGVSFTHFSNGNTQYPNAGLNTIGLKMGLVYRVNREHSLSLPEPYQPLIPTFPRHVSYDMVLFGAWRWKGVAAADMEVLVPRKYTVLGFSFAPMYNFGYKLRAGLSVDGVYDGSANVYAKDVANNFSSGATLFRPEPPPPRFVFITPSFSRQWSVGISGRVEYVMPYFSINLGTGVNVLNNVGDLKSVYQVLALKIAVTRSSFIHIGYNLKDFHEPNYLMLGIGFRFHNKYPRLHR; translated from the coding sequence ATGAGACGGTGTGTAACGCGTAAAATATACTGGTGGAAGACAATCGCTCTTTTTAGCATCACACTCTTCTTGTCTGACAGGGCATCGGCCGAAGGATGGAGCCGCAATTCGCACCCGGTTTGCAAAGCCGATACCACCGATACAACTGCTCACCTTCGCAGCGTTCCCCAAAAACCACATAGTCTTATTCATCAAATTGGCATTGAAGTTGACCCGAATTATATTTTCCTCACCAACTCGTTTCTGAATGGCGAAAATGTGAAGGGCACCCGCTACCAAAAATCATTCTCGGCCCATCTGAAATATTCATTCCAGTTCGATTCCCATTCGGCTTACAGCCGGATTTTCGGAAAACCCTACCAGGGAGCCGGATTGTCATGGTATACTTTTGGCGATAAGAAATATTTGGGAAACCCCATGGCACTATACCTGTTTCAGGGTGCGCAGATAAGTCAGTTCACCCCGAAGCTCTCACTTAACTACGAATGGAATTTCGGGTTATCATTCGGGTGGCAACCTTACAACAAGGAAAGCAATCCGTACAACACCATGATTGGCTCAAAACTCAATGCCTACATCAACGCAGGTGTGTACCTGAACTGGATACTTTCTCCAAAATTCGATCTGACCAGCGGGGTCTCGTTTACTCATTTTTCCAACGGAAACACACAGTATCCCAACGCCGGACTGAATACCATCGGGTTGAAAATGGGACTGGTTTATCGTGTAAACAGGGAGCATTCTCTTTCACTTCCTGAACCATATCAACCCCTTATTCCCACATTCCCCCGCCATGTTAGTTATGATATGGTTTTGTTTGGGGCCTGGCGCTGGAAAGGAGTAGCAGCGGCTGATATGGAGGTTCTCGTACCGCGTAAATACACGGTACTGGGCTTCAGTTTTGCCCCCATGTACAATTTCGGATACAAACTCAGGGCCGGGTTATCGGTCGACGGTGTGTACGATGGCAGTGCCAATGTGTATGCCAAAGATGTCGCTAACAATTTCTCGTCTGGTGCCACACTGTTTCGTCCCGAGCCACCGCCCCCACGGTTCGTATTCATCACTCCCTCCTTCAGCCGGCAATGGTCGGTGGGAATTTCCGGACGGGTGGAATATGTAATGCCCTACTTCTCCATCAACCTGGGCACAGGCGTGAACGTACTGAACAATGTGGGGGACCTCAAATCGGTTTACCAGGTGCTGGCACTCAAAATTGCTGTTACCCGCAGCTCATTTATTCACATTGGATACAACCTGAAAGATTTCCATGAGCCCAACTACCTGATGCTGGGCATTGGTTTTCGTTTTCATAACAAATATCCCCGCTTACACCGCTGA
- a CDS encoding MFS transporter yields MGSSYSQNIFRLYIIKCAKWFMLVMPIVVPFYQSNGLSMHDVFFLRAIYSVAIVLLEIPSGYFADVWGRKTTLVAGTVMGAIGFGIYSFSYRFGEFLVAEMVLGVGQSLISGSDSALLYDSLKAEKRESEYLKLEGRVTSIGNFAEAIAGVLGGLLATLSLRYPYYAQTLVAFAGVPAAISLREPPRDDRHAKPGWKDIFQVVNHSLIENKPLRTAILYSSVIGTATLTMAWFVQPFFKEIALPLSMFGVLWTVLNLLAGLVSMIAYKFENALGRKNTVFLILIFITGSYIAISQNMTAWGIAILVVFYFVRGIATPILKNYIIQYTTSANRATVLSVRSFIIRIIFAGVGPFLGWYTDQFSLGSALAIAGMVFFTAGFVVLLPFLQNRIRIKRTNNR; encoded by the coding sequence ATGGGGAGCTCGTACAGCCAAAATATTTTCCGGCTTTACATCATCAAGTGCGCCAAATGGTTCATGCTGGTGATGCCCATTGTCGTCCCCTTCTACCAAAGCAACGGCCTCAGCATGCACGACGTGTTTTTCCTGCGGGCCATTTATTCGGTTGCCATCGTTCTGCTCGAAATACCTTCCGGTTACTTTGCCGATGTGTGGGGACGAAAAACCACGCTGGTAGCCGGTACAGTCATGGGTGCCATTGGCTTTGGCATTTACAGCTTCTCGTACCGTTTTGGCGAATTTTTAGTGGCCGAAATGGTTCTGGGCGTTGGACAAAGTCTTATCTCCGGTTCCGATTCAGCTTTGTTGTATGACTCATTGAAAGCCGAAAAACGGGAATCGGAATACCTGAAACTGGAAGGACGTGTAACCTCCATCGGGAACTTTGCCGAAGCCATTGCCGGCGTGTTGGGCGGATTGCTGGCTACACTCAGTTTGCGTTACCCTTATTATGCCCAAACGTTGGTAGCTTTTGCAGGCGTTCCGGCGGCCATTTCGCTAAGAGAACCTCCGCGCGACGACCGTCACGCGAAACCCGGTTGGAAAGATATTTTCCAGGTGGTCAATCATTCGCTGATCGAAAACAAACCGCTGCGGACAGCCATCCTCTACTCTTCGGTTATTGGCACCGCTACCCTCACCATGGCCTGGTTCGTGCAGCCTTTCTTTAAGGAAATAGCACTGCCGCTCTCGATGTTTGGTGTGCTTTGGACGGTTCTGAACCTGTTGGCCGGACTGGTTTCGATGATTGCTTACAAGTTTGAGAATGCGCTAGGGCGGAAAAATACGGTATTTCTCATCCTCATATTTATTACCGGTTCGTATATCGCCATCAGTCAGAACATGACGGCCTGGGGTATCGCTATTCTGGTGGTCTTCTACTTTGTGAGGGGAATTGCCACGCCCATCCTAAAGAACTACATCATTCAGTACACCACATCGGCCAACCGGGCCACCGTGCTGTCTGTACGCAGCTTTATCATTCGAATCATTTTTGCAGGAGTCGGACCATTCCTGGGTTGGTACACCGACCAGTTCTCACTGGGTTCCGCACTGGCCATTGCCGGCATGGTCTTCTTCACCGCCGGATTTGTCGTTCTGCTACCGTTCCTGCAAAACCGTATCCGCATAAAGCGAACAAATAACCGGTAA
- a CDS encoding MBL fold metallo-hydrolase, with amino-acid sequence MKITLLGTGTSQGVPVIACNCEVCRSTDSRDKRLRSSIMIEDNGTCIVVDAGPDFRQQMLREKVQNIDAILLTHEHADHIFGLDDIRSFNWVRKAPIDIYCEARVDKNLRSIFDYVFSEEKYPGTPQMNLVPIDGSVLTVGSLDIIPIRVMHHRLPVYGFRVGKFAYLTDFSTIADEELEKLKGVEVVVIDALRKESHISHLSLSEAIEIVGKIRPRKAYITHISHQMGLHKDVSEELPDGVELGFDGEILEFD; translated from the coding sequence ATGAAAATAACATTACTGGGAACAGGAACTTCGCAGGGAGTGCCGGTAATCGCCTGCAATTGCGAAGTTTGCCGTTCAACCGATTCGCGCGATAAGCGCTTACGAAGTTCGATAATGATTGAAGACAACGGCACCTGCATAGTGGTGGATGCCGGCCCCGATTTTCGTCAGCAGATGTTGCGGGAGAAAGTGCAGAATATCGATGCTATCTTGCTAACACACGAGCACGCTGACCACATCTTCGGTCTCGATGATATCCGTAGTTTTAACTGGGTTCGGAAGGCACCCATTGATATTTACTGCGAAGCGCGCGTTGATAAGAACCTGCGCTCCATCTTCGACTACGTTTTCTCGGAAGAAAAATATCCCGGCACGCCTCAGATGAACCTGGTGCCCATCGATGGTTCAGTTTTGACCGTTGGTTCGCTCGACATCATTCCCATTCGGGTGATGCACCACCGGTTGCCGGTTTATGGTTTTCGGGTGGGGAAATTTGCCTACCTCACCGATTTTAGCACGATTGCTGACGAGGAGTTGGAGAAGCTGAAGGGAGTAGAGGTGGTAGTGATTGACGCCTTGCGGAAAGAATCGCACATTTCGCACCTGAGCCTGAGTGAAGCCATCGAGATCGTTGGGAAAATTCGTCCGCGCAAAGCATACATCACGCACATCAGTCACCAAATGGGATTACACAAAGATGTATCAGAAGAGTTGCCCGATGGTGTGGAGCTGGGATTCGACGGCGAGATACTGGAATTTGATTGA
- a CDS encoding bile acid:sodium symporter family protein: MKYVLRFLFLRNTQFSLAVIVGLLAPAGAETLRPLVLPLLAIVLAFSLTGITLKEFFPLRNLIRPMLFGISASYLVLGTLIILLAWLFTPDKELFWGFVIIAAAPAGTGVIPFAFILRGDVAFAVFGVLGSYLASFILIPVMLMVFAPGVSVSPEIIGRILVILLVIPMVASRFLLAKPIQKPVFYLRGKVVNLGFALVIYTVIGSNQDVFLTDPMLLLPVAAVTFFATFGISLAADWALKRWAKSFNGPKQISGMLLASLKNNGFAIAVSLTLLPPRGGIPPAVMGMMMVPYLMYLSFRYREKSGGA, from the coding sequence ATGAAATACGTTCTCCGCTTTTTGTTTCTCCGCAATACCCAATTTTCTCTCGCAGTTATTGTCGGTTTACTCGCTCCGGCGGGTGCGGAAACATTACGACCGTTGGTTTTACCGCTTCTGGCCATTGTGCTGGCTTTTTCCCTTACGGGGATAACCCTCAAGGAATTTTTCCCGCTGCGCAATCTCATTCGTCCCATGCTGTTTGGTATCTCAGCCAGTTATTTGGTGTTGGGAACGCTCATTATTTTGCTGGCCTGGTTATTTACGCCCGACAAGGAACTCTTCTGGGGATTTGTGATCATTGCAGCTGCACCGGCCGGAACAGGCGTTATTCCGTTTGCGTTTATTCTTCGCGGCGATGTGGCATTTGCCGTGTTCGGTGTACTGGGCAGCTACCTGGCGTCGTTCATCCTGATTCCGGTGATGCTGATGGTTTTCGCTCCGGGCGTTTCTGTTTCCCCCGAAATTATTGGTCGTATTTTGGTCATCCTGCTCGTTATTCCCATGGTGGCTTCCCGCTTCCTGCTGGCGAAACCCATTCAAAAGCCGGTGTTTTACCTTCGCGGGAAGGTTGTCAACCTCGGATTTGCCCTGGTCATTTATACGGTCATTGGCTCCAACCAGGATGTTTTCTTAACCGATCCAATGTTGCTTTTACCCGTGGCTGCCGTCACTTTTTTTGCTACTTTTGGAATCAGCCTTGCGGCAGATTGGGCTTTGAAACGCTGGGCAAAGAGTTTTAACGGACCGAAGCAAATCAGTGGAATGTTGCTGGCTTCGCTCAAAAATAACGGATTTGCCATTGCTGTCAGCCTCACCTTGCTGCCGCCGAGGGGCGGAATTCCTCCGGCCGTTATGGGGATGATGATGGTGCCTTACCTGATGTACCTGTCATTCCGCTACCGCGAAAAGTCGGGAGGAGCGTAA
- a CDS encoding SAM-dependent methyltransferase translates to MKKMANLYLIPTTLGDTEPGHVVPATLVDTVRSLRFFIVENVRTARRYLKKLDRDIDIDALEFMELNKHTDRKQLERFLHPVLNGNDTGIISEAGCPGVADPGADVVKLAHEKDIRIVPMVGPSSILLSLMASGMNGQNFAFVGYLPIPKGERQRAIKDLERRSATEHQTQIFIEAPYRNMKLLEDILQACHDQTRLCIAADITLESEYIKTQTVAQWRKGLPELHKRPAIFLLHKD, encoded by the coding sequence ATGAAGAAAATGGCTAATCTGTACCTTATACCAACTACGCTTGGCGATACTGAGCCAGGCCATGTTGTCCCCGCCACATTGGTGGACACTGTGCGTTCACTTCGCTTTTTTATCGTAGAGAACGTGCGTACTGCCCGCCGCTACCTGAAGAAGCTGGACCGCGATATCGACATCGACGCGCTGGAGTTCATGGAGCTGAACAAACACACCGATCGGAAACAGCTTGAACGCTTTCTGCATCCCGTTTTAAACGGAAACGATACCGGCATTATTTCGGAAGCCGGCTGTCCCGGTGTAGCCGATCCGGGCGCCGACGTGGTGAAACTGGCGCACGAAAAAGATATCCGGATAGTTCCGATGGTTGGACCTTCTTCTATTTTGCTTTCGCTGATGGCGTCCGGAATGAACGGACAGAACTTTGCCTTTGTGGGCTACCTTCCCATCCCGAAAGGAGAACGGCAGCGGGCTATCAAAGATTTGGAGCGCCGTTCGGCCACCGAACACCAAACGCAGATTTTCATTGAAGCGCCTTACCGGAACATGAAATTGCTGGAAGATATCCTGCAGGCTTGTCACGACCAAACACGGCTTTGCATTGCCGCCGACATCACACTGGAAAGTGAATACATCAAAACGCAGACGGTGGCACAATGGAGAAAAGGATTGCCTGAACTGCATAAACGACCGGCGATTTTTCTGCTCCATAAAGACTGA